One genomic segment of Plasmodium cynomolgi strain B DNA, chromosome 14, whole genome shotgun sequence includes these proteins:
- a CDS encoding MAC/Perforin domain containing protein (putative), which yields MRTAVERVLAHLLLVYFSTHNVKCEISRYVPIHENYDDYNLENFNSYDFLNEEKYALRRNGRYGQNVVNQERSTKSHEKNEPAKCSGDTCSSFMLIKAHRAAGHAMKKNEKNYKLCNLQRDGRSCKKIPSGREKVGQVAIINKHNYNSNLVDLTRKPNKQNLSYGLAEGYPKEEKKNVYTEQSDLQSFSHFETDTVSPSNLKKNPKREEKQIKIHGNSKRNELPPNKQPKNGEDNMVMLPSYNDNIGYSGGNYFEKEKFIQIKFPIKIGSEVAKQNGEMNNERGIMKNLERQESMHNNSDENFAKYTIKEGERDNGEKGSNNFVNSKLGEDNLIGIFKNPYSLGSDNFFIKNEIEDLKRINSERRDEQHKDFDLRDALMGETGNITNTQPHGGGTQIKENRNNVPTNNPNDGENHTAYDRGHNPDIDLSLKYLGLGYDIIMGNPEGDPTINVDPGFRGPVLQINIEDMRMNKDRSGGANGTTSPYGSGIRGGGPQYREPTFMGDYTIEEHKPKLTPWVIPEHSCSQSKNVEEIQNLEQYKMELLSDVKVSTPSIFPYSFSASAEYKNAVKKLKVQNNVIFMMKIYCLRYYTGIPTTTSWRFTDNFKNALKKLPPTFDGLKEDSQCSYEYYINKIHTPQCEENVNKWMIFFKLHGTHVAHEIYLGGKIIIKMNMEKDEYNKLKDNNISIKTFFNLYFHKMGLSAASSKKIQKLVSKFRTSKDVSILGGNPGLNIENSTFFEKWVNSIKKNSMPIRTKLLPFSFFMDDPNMIQAYKDALTFYGLTYGVQIFDHEKYSHVVLSIGEYLEKCTQKLYAGPPPGLLTCPLGSSLLMGFSLNLNFYKNKDLSSTNGMASCEQMKESCSGNGFGKKYSDIRIWGLCCEKPLDFITQVVQQGESPKITASCPGNLVILFGFALMKGKGSSSANKVDIYPCRTGQTSCSAVLQNSKIKQSMIYIACVDKSTNGLENIQTFSKVKNMGHVNSDQHEENDTSLSFACPKNNSLVFGFSLEFHTNFSKTRNNFTDCSKASNTCQIRGTLINTKLAFFKPDKYSLAIVAGCRARSELSLRG from the exons ATGAGAACAGCTGTAGAACGTGTTTTAGCTCATTTACTCCTCGTGTACTTTTCAACACACAATGTAAAGTGCGAAATAAGCAGATATGTGCCGATCCACGAAAATTATGACGATTAcaatttagaaaattttaactcctacgattttttaaatgaagaaaa GTATGCACTGAGGCGAAATGGCCGATATGGTCAAAATGTCGTAAATCAGGAGCGATCAACAAAATcgcacgaaaaaaatgaacccgCGAAATGCAGTGGAGACACGTGTTCCAGTTTTATGCTTATAAAAGCGCATCGCGCAGCGGGACAcgccatgaaaaaaaatgaaaaaaattacaaattgtGTAACTTGCAAAGGGATGGACGAAgctgtaaaaaaattcccagtGGGAGAGAAAAAGTGGGGCAAGTTGCCATCATAAATAAGCATAATTATAACTCCAACCTGGTGGACCTCACGAGGAAACCTAATAAGCAGAACCTGTCATATGGTCTAGCAGAAGGTTATcccaaagaggaaaaaaaaaatgtttacacGGAACAGAGTGATCTTCAAAGCTTTAGCCATTTTGAGACAGACACCGTTTCTCCCTCCAActtgaagaaaaatccaaagcgggaagaaaaacaaatcaaAATACATGGCAACTCCAAGCGAAATGAACTACCCCCAAATAAACAGcctaaaaatggagaagataACATGGTAATGCTCCCTTCGTATAACGATAACATTGGCTACTCTGGAGGAAACTActtcgaaaaggaaaaattcatCCAGATAAAATTCCCAATAAAGATCGGCAGCGAAGTTGccaaacaaaatggagagatgAACAACGAGAGGGGGATCATGAAGAATCTGGAAAGGCAGGAATCGATGCACAACAATTcagatgaaaattttgcaaaatatacgatcaaggaaggagaaagagaCAATGGTGAGAAAGGAagtaacaattttgtaaattccaAACTGGGGGAAGATAACCTAATAGGCATTTTCAAAAATCCGTACAGCCTTGGAAgcgataattttttcatcaaaaacGAAATTGAAGATTTGAAGCGGATAAATTCAGAGAGGAGGGATGAACAACACAAAGATTTCGACTTAAGAGACGCTCTAATGGGTGAAACGGGAAACATAACCAATACGCAACCACATGGTGGCGGCAcacaaattaaagaaaatagaaataatGTGCCAACAAATAATCCTAATGATGGAGAGAACCACACGGCGTATGATAGGGGACACAACCCAGATATCGATTTGTCGTTAAAGTACCTGGGGTTAGGTTACGACATCATTATGGGGAACCCAGAAGGTGATCCCACGATAAACGTCGACCCGGGGTTCAGGGGACCCGTGcttcaaataaatatagAAGATATGCGCATGAATAAGGATAGAAGTGGCGGCGCGAATGGTACTACCTCTCCTTATGGTAGCGGTATCCGTGGAGGAGGCCCCCAATACAGGGAGCCAACATTCATGGGGGACTACACCATAGAGGAGCACAAGCCAAAACTGACCCCGTGGGTAATCCCTGAGCACTCGTGTAGCCAATccaaaaatgtagaagaaatacaaaatttagagcaatacaaaatggaattaCTGTCCGATGTTAAGGTCAGCACCCCATCCATTTTCCCATACTCCTTTTCCGCATCAgcagaatataaaaatgcggtaaaaaaattaaaggtgCAAAATAATGTCATatttatgatgaaaatttattgTCTACGTTATTATACTGGAATACCAACTACGACGAGTTGGAGGTTCACagacaattttaaaaacgccTTGAAGAAACTACCCCCAACATTTGATGGGCTGAAAGAAGATAGTCAATGTTCGTACGAGTATTACATCAACAAGATACATACTCCccaatgtgaagaaaatgtgaataagtggatgatttttttcaagcttCATGGTACGCATGTAGCCcatgaaatatatttggggggaaaaataatcataaaaatgaatatggaAAAGGATGAATACAATAAATTGAAAGATAATaatataagcataaaaacattttttaatttgtactttcacaaaatggggttatCTGCAGCTTCGAGCAAGAAGATACAAAAACTGGTGAGCAAATTTAGAACCTCAAAGGATGTATCCATTCTTGGAGGGAACCCAGGActaaatatagaaaattcAACCTTCTTTGAAAAATGGGTTAATtctattaaaaagaattccATGCCTATAAGGACCAAGTTGTTACCCTTCAGTTTTTTCATGGACGATCCTAACATGATACAAGCGTATAAAGACGCCTTAACTTTTTATGGCCTCACTTATGGGGTTCAAATATTTGACCATGAAAAATATAGCCATGTGGTATTATCCATAGGTGAATATCTTGAAAAATGCACCCAAAAATTGTATGCGGGTCCTCCTCCAGGATTATTAACATGTCCATTGGGAAGTAGCCTCCTCATGGGCTTTTCcctaaatttaaatttttataaaaataaagaccTAAGCAGCACTAACGGTATGGCTAGCTGTGAACAGATGAAAGAATCCTGCAGTGGTAATGGctttggcaaaaaatattcagaTATAAGAATATGGGGATTATGCTGTGAAAAACCATTGGATTTTATAACACAAGTTGTCCAGCAAGGGGAATCCCCCAAAATAACTGCATCGTGTCCTGGCAATTTAGTTATCCTCTTTGGGTTTGCTCTAATGAAAGGCAAAGGTTCATCCTCTGCGAACAAGGTGGATATATATCCATGTCGAACCGGCCAAACGAGCTGCTCTGCGGTGTTACAAAACagcaaaattaaacaaagCATGATATATATTGCTTGTGTGGATAAATCTACGAATGGATTAGAAAATATTCAAACGTTTAgtaaggtaaaaaatatgggtCATGTAAATTCAGATCAgcatgaagaaaatgatacGTCGCTTAGTTTTGCTTGTCCAAAAAATAACTCCTTGGTATTTGGTTTTTCCCTCGAATTTCACACGAACTTCTCAAAGACGAGGAATAATTTTACGGACTGTTCTAAAGCTTCTAACACCTGTCAGATAAGGGGCACTCTGATTAATACGAAGCTTGCCTTTTTTAAGCCAGACAAGTACTCGCTAGCGATAGTGGCAGGGTGTCGCGCCCGAAGCGAGTTGTCCCTACGCGGGTGA